GTGTGATCCACACCGACTTCGAGAAGGGCTTCATCAAGGCCGAGATCGTGTCCTTCGACGACCTGGTGAACGCCGGGTCGATGGCGGCGGCCAAGGCGGCAGGCAAGGTTCGCATGGAGGGCAAGGACTACGTGATGGCCGACGGCGACGTGGTCGAATTCCGGTTCAACGTCTAAGTCGAAGTAGAGCGCGTTCTTCGAGCACCCTCACGTGACGGCCTGGGCGAACAGCAGATGGGGTGCGTTGGCGTCGTCACTGATCCGCCGGTGTTCGACTGAAAGGCCGGTGCTGCGCAACGTGTCGATGACGTCCAGCACCGGACGCAGCTGGAACCCGTGTCCAGTGAACGGCAGTTTTGCCATCACTTCGGGGTCGGCCAATCCGATGACCAGTCGACCCCGGCTGTTTATCACCCTGGCGAGTTCTCGGAATGCTCTGCCGAGCTCGGCGACGAAGTAGATGGTGTTGACCGTCATGACCCCGTCCAATGCCTTATCGGCGAAGGGAAGCTGCGTCATGGACGCGGAATGCAAAGACAGCCGCCCATTT
This Mycobacterium simiae DNA region includes the following protein-coding sequences:
- a CDS encoding class I SAM-dependent methyltransferase, with protein sequence MGVRDSVMAGVAKQLGHPSGLRGRLVGAALNRGNRRLIQSAAQALQPEEASAVADVGFGGGVGLKFLLDSVGPTGSVHGIEVSETMLSQAAGRYRSDIENGRLSLHSASMTQLPFADKALDGVMTVNTIYFVAELGRAFRELARVINSRGRLVIGLADPEVMAKLPFTGHGFQLRPVLDVIDTLRSTGLSVEHRRISDDANAPHLLFAQAVT